TCGTGTGGGGAGGTGTGAACGACCTCTACAGCGACCAGACCGCGGGCCGCACGGTCGCCAAGATCCAGAAGGATCTCGCCTTCATGTACTCCGCGGCGCGGGCGCGCGGCGTGCGGGTGCTGGCGATGACGGTCGCGCCGTGGGGCGGGTTCACGCGGTACTGGAGCCCCAAGCGCCGCGGCGACACGCTGGCGCTGAACGCGTGGATCCGCGACGGATCGGCGCGCGGTGACGTGAGCGGGGTCGTCGACGCGTGGGCGCTGCTCTCTTGCCGCCCTCCGGACGACCCGGACAAACTATGTCCGGCCTTCGCGCGCCGCGACGGGCTCCACATCACGACCGACGGGCAGCGCAAGCTCGGCCAAGAGCTCCACGCGCGCTACTTCGCCGACTGCGAGTGAGTTACTTCACCTGCGTGTACACGAAGTCGTGACCCGTCTGGCCGCCCTGGCCGGCGCCCTCGTGGCACGCCGCACAGAGGGTCTTCGGCGAGCCGCTCGTCGCCTGGCCGTTCGCCACGACGCTGGTGCCGAGGAGCTCGTAGTAGTACCAGGCGTCCGCCCCGCCGGCCGCCGTCTTCAAAGAGAAGGCATAGCCGCTCGGCTTGTCGTTGGCGTCGAACAGCTCCTTCACCGACGCCGCTCCCACGGGGTACTCTCCCGCGCCGTGCTTCGATGCGAGCGCGTTGGAGCACACCCGGTTCTTCGAGTGCGCCGATCCGGCTCGCGCCGCATGCGGCGCCGGCTCGCAGGCCCACTTCGCGTAGCTCTTCGCGTCGATCCACTTGAGGATCGCGGCCGAGTCGCCGGTGGGCGGGGTCTCGTCGTTGCTCGGCCTGCCCCCGTCGGGCGCGGGGCCCGCGTCGCCGGGCGGCGGAGTGGCAGTGCCCGTCGCCGAAGCCGTGGCCGTCGTGGAGGCCGACGGGGCCGGCGCGGCGTCTGCAGCGCTTGGCGTGTCGGAGCAGGCGCCCACGAGCGCCCCGAGGAGCGCAGCGGTAGCGAGGAGGGCGCGCAGGGAGCCGGCGGGCGGGGTGGTCTCGGTCATGGTTTTCCCTGTACGCGACTCGTGGCCGTGGGTTTCGCCGGCGCGGTGTTCGCGGTGTTCGCGGCGCCGGCCGGGCGCTCGCCCCGGCGCTGGCAGGCAGGACACACCCCGTACATCTCGTGCTTGTGGCTGCGCAGGACGTAACCGTACTTCCGCGCGATCTCCTCCTGAATGGCCTCGATGCGCTCCTCCTCGAACTCGAGGATGTCGTCGCATTCGACGCAAATGAGGTGATCGTGGTGGGAGGCCTCGTCGGCGAGCTCGTACCGCGTGAGGCCATCGCCGAAGCGGCGCTCGAAGGCGACGCCGCACTCCGACAGCAGCTTCAGCGTGCGGTACACCGTCGCGTAGCCCACCTTCGGGTCTTGCGCGCGCACCTGCGCGAGCAGCTCCTCGATGCTCACGTGGTTGGGCGAGGTGAAGAAGGTCTCGACGATGAGTCGCCGCTGCTCGGTGGAGCGCAACCCTTTGCGCTGCATGTGCTGATGGAGGAGCCGCCGGAAGTGTTCTACGTTCGGCGATCCATGGTCGTGCGCCTCGGTTGTCATCGCGAAGTCCTCCCCCTGCGCGCACGGCCCGACGGTCACCACGACCAGGGCAAGGCGGGCGAACGATTGCCACGGGCGGCCCTCGCGTCAAGCAGCAATCCGCTTCGTGCGCGGAGACGCGGGCGGTTCGAGGTCGCTTTCGTCGCGCACCCGGCCTTTACGGTCGCGCTTGGTCTCGCCGTGGCGCTGCGGGCGCCGCCGTGCGCGGCCGAGCCGGCGGGCGGAGATCTCCGCCACGATCTGCGCGTGGACATCCCCGTCACGCTGGCCGCGGCGGGCACCGCGATCGGCCTGAACCTCGCCGCCGGCTCGCTCACCCGCGCGTGCCGCTGGTGCGACTCGAACGCCCTCGACGCCAGCGTGCGCGCGGCGTGGGTGCGCGCGGACCCCGCGCCTTCGCGGACCGTCAGCGACGGCTTCGCGGTCGGGGCGCCCGTCGTCACCCTGGGTCTCGCTGCGCTGGCGGCGGCCGACGCGGATCGCGCGGGCGACATCCCGCTCAACTCGCTGCTCGTCGCGGAGGCGACCAGCGTCGCGATGGCCCTGAACGCGATCGCCAAGGTCGCGTTCGCGCGCGAGCGACCGTATGCGCACGCGCTGTCCGCCGACGCGAAGGCCACCACGCCGAGCCCCGCCGACAACAACGTCTCGTTCTTCTCGGGGCACACCACCTTCACGTTCGCCCTCGCCACGTCGGCGGGCACGATCGCCTCGACGCGGGGCTACCGAGCGGCGCCCGCCGTGTGGGCCGTCGGCCTGCCGCTCGCGGCGGCGACGGGGTACCTCCGCATCGCCGCCGATCGTCACTACTTCACCGACGTCGTCGGAGGCATGCTCGTGGGCGCGCTCGTCGGTGCCGGGATCCCCCTGCTGTTCCACCGGCCGATGTTCGAGCGCGCGGTGCTAGGCAGCGCGTCCGTGCCGGGCGGCCAGATCTTCTCGCTCACCCTCCCCTCGCCGATCTAGAGCGCCGTCGAGGTGGCATCGAGATCTGGGGCGCCCTTCCGCGATCTCGCGCCGCGCGGCCGCGCGCGATTTGCCTTGGTTGCCTCTACGAGGGGAAAGCAGCGAGCGTCGCTGCGTGGACTTGCTACGTCTTGGGAATGATGACTCGTCTCCTCCTCTGCTTGGCCCCGCTCGTCGTGCTCGCCTGCGGCGCGCCTGAGCCCGCGACGCCCTCGTCCAAGGCGGGCTACGAGATGAACGACGCCGAGTCGGTCTCTTCGATGGAAGCGGCGCTGGCGAAGCCGCTGCCCGAGGCCTGGAAGCGGGCGAGCGTCGCGTTCGTGCCCGACCCCGTGGCCGCGTGCCCGCGCGACCCGACCGAGGACGAGGTCAAGAAGATGGTCGCCGCGCAGATCGAGCGCGCGAAGAAGGCGATGGAGGCGCTGGGCGTGGCGGTGATCGAGGACCCGAACAGCGCGTCGGTCGCGCTCGGCGTGCAGATCTTCACCAACTGCAACGCGAACAACCCGGACTCGAAGGCGCTCGTGACAGGCATGGTGTACGCGATGCCGAAGAACGCGGGCCCTGCGCTTAAGTCAGATCTTTTCGCCATCAAGAATTTCGACGCTGGCAGGGTCACCCAGGCGCTGATGCGCGACCCCAAGCTGACGGCGGCGCTCTCTGCGCCCTGACCGCGGCGCGGGACACGACGTGCGCGGTGACTCAGGGCGTGAGGTACGGGTTCCGCCGGGACGACGCGGAGGGCGCCGCGGGCGGCGTTGGCGCGGGTGTGGAGGGGGCGACGGCGGGCGCGCTCGCGGGCGGCGGGGCCCCCTTCGGTGCCACGGCGGAGTGGGGCTTTGCCTTGGGAGCGCTCACGGCAGGTGAGCTGGTGCTCCGCTCGGGGGCATGCGCCGTGCTCGGCGCGGGCGCGGTCGGCGGCGCCGTCGCGGGCGGCTCGATCGACGCGCTGGCGCACTTCGCCACACCGAAGTCGGTCACCCGCGCGAGGCCATCGAGGCCCACGAGGATGTTCTGGGGCGACACGTCGCGATGCACCACGTCGAGGGCGCGGCCGCGGTCGTCGGTGGCCTCGTGCGCGGCCTGGAGCCCGGCGCAGGCGTCGAGCACGATGCGCAGCGAGAGCCTCGGATCGATAGCGCCTTTGGTGCTCGCCATGAGCTCCGAGAGGGCGCCGCCTTCGACGTAGTCCATCACGAGCAGCACCTGTTCGCCGGCGACCTCCACGTCGCGCACCGAGGCCACGTTCGCGTGGCGAATCGACGAGGCGACGCGCGCCTCGTTCACGAGCACCGTGCGCACGTTGGGGTCCTCCAGCACGTGGGGATGGGGGAGCTTGATGGCCACGAGCTGACGAAAGCCGAGCGCACCGCGCGCGCGACCGACGAAGACCGAGCCCATGCCGCCGCTCGCGAGCTTGAACAAGAGCTCGTACCGGTCGGAGAGGCGCGCCGCCGAGTCGTCGCCGGAGAGGTTCACGAGGCAGCCTCCGTCGACGAACGCGCCGTGCTGGCTGCTCGCGGTGCCAGGGGAGACGTCAAGCTCGCTCGTGGCCGCCGAGCCATCACGGAGCCGCCAGCTCACGACGTGCCGCCCGGTGACGTACATCGGGGTATCGAGGGCGCGGGCCGCAGCGTCGAGCATCGCGGAGCACGGGGCCTCGCAGTGGAGCGTGAGCCGCGCCACCTTCCCCTCGTGGAGCGCGCGCGCGCGCGGCGAGGGCGCTGACCGACGTGCGTACGCCGGCTCGCGCGGCCGCTCGGGCGGCGAGGTTTCGAGGGGCGGGGACGTCGACGGCTCGACGGCGCGCCGCTCGCGGAGCGCGCGAAGAGGCTGAGGTGGTCGAGGTCCTTCGCGGCGCCGTGTGGCTGACCCAAACACGGCGTCGAGCGAGCGCTCGGTGACTCCGCGTCGTCAGGTCGACTCCGTCGCGTCAACTCCGTCGCGTCACGCCGCAGGTCGAGGAGCGCCGCCCCGGGGAGGGTCTGGCTCCACGACCGGTGGGCGGACGCTGTAGTAACCTCGCCTGTGCTCCGCGGGGCGCCCCCGCGTGATGCCAACCCAACACGGTCCAGGACGCGCCCGCGAATGACCCAAGCCCAGAAAGAACACGCGCCCCACGGAGGCGTCCTCGCTCTCACGATTGGCGCGATGGGCGTGGTGTACGGCGACATCGGCACCTCTCCGCTCTACGCGGTGAACGAGGTCTTCTTCGGGCACGGCGCGGTGCCGTCGACGAAGGAGAACGTCGTCGGCTGCATCTCGCTCGTCCTGTGGACCATCACGCTCGTTGTCCTCTTCAAGTACCTGCTCTTCGTGCGCGCCGACAACGACGGCGAAGGCGGCACCTTCGCGCTCTACGGGCTCCGCGGCGGCGGGGGGGGGGGGGGGGGGGGGGGGGGGGGGGGGGGGGGGGGGGGGGGGGGGGGGGTTGGGGGGGGGGGGGGGGGGCCGGCGGCCCGCGGCGGGGCCGGGTGGACGCTGGCTGCGGGGGGGGGGGGGGGGGGGGGGGGGGGGGGGGGGGGGGGGGGGGGGGGGGGGGGGGGGGGGGGGGGGGGGGGGGGGGGGGGGGGGGGGGGGGGGGGGGGGGGGGGGGGGGGGGGGGGCGGGGGGCGGCCGGGCGTCGTCGACGCGGCGTTCCTCACGGCCAACTCGCTCAAATTCTTCGAGGGGGGCTTCATCCCGCTCGGCCTCGGCGTGATGCTCTTCGGCGTGATGACCACGTGGCGCTGGGGCCGCAAGGCCACGTTCGCGGCCTACTCGGGCAAGCGCACGATGACCATGAAGGAGCTCATCGCGCTGAAGGAGAGCGCCACGCTCTTCGACCGCAACGCGATCGTGATGGTCCCCAAGCCGCTGCGCTCCGTGGACGACAACTCGCCCGCGCTGATGCAGCTCCTATGGGATCGCTGGGGGGGCATCCTCCCGAAGAACCTCATCTTCGTCGAGGTGGTCCACCGCAAGGTGCCGTACGTGCGCGACGCGCGCTACCACGTGACTCTGTTCCAGCGCTCGAGCGATCGAGGGTGCATCGTCAGCGTGACGATGGTCTTCGGGTTCATGGAAGATCCGAACGTCGAGCGTGTGCTCGAAGACCTCGCCGGTCACCACGAGATCGACCTCCCCGCGAATCCGCACAAGTGGATCGTGCACGCCTCTCAGGAGAACGCGATGCCCGCCAAGGACGCCGGAGCGTTCGCACGGACGAGGCTCCGTCTCTTCTCGTTGCTCCGCCAGATCTCGACGCCCGCGTATTACTACTACGGCCTCGGCGACGAGGTTCAGCTCTCGACCGAGATCCTGCCCGTGCGACTGAAGTAGGGCCGCGCCCGGGCGACCGGCGCCCGCGCCGTCGACTGCACGGTCTGAGACGCAGCGTTCCCGCGCTACTTGCAGCTCGCCACCATCGCCGCTTCGATCGCCGCGGCGCCCGCGGGGTTCGCCTGCATCGAGTGCCCCACGTTCGGCAAGATCGTCACGCTCGGCGGTTGTCCTCGGTTCTTCACCTGCGCCGCGTAGTCGAGCCCCGCCGGCACCACGCCGTTGTTGCAGTCGTTCGAGGCGAGGAAGAGCTCCACCTT
The window above is part of the Myxococcales bacterium genome. Proteins encoded here:
- a CDS encoding phosphatase PAP2 family protein is translated as MALRAPPCAAEPAGGDLRHDLRVDIPVTLAAAGTAIGLNLAAGSLTRACRWCDSNALDASVRAAWVRADPAPSRTVSDGFAVGAPVVTLGLAALAAADADRAGDIPLNSLLVAEATSVAMALNAIAKVAFARERPYAHALSADAKATTPSPADNNVSFFSGHTTFTFALATSAGTIASTRGYRAAPAVWAVGLPLAAATGYLRIAADRHYFTDVVGGMLVGALVGAGIPLLFHRPMFERAVLGSASVPGGQIFSLTLPSPI
- a CDS encoding serine/threonine protein kinase, producing the protein MARLTLHCEAPCSAMLDAAARALDTPMYVTGRHVVSWRLRDGSAATSELDVSPGTASSQHGAFVDGGCLVNLSGDDSAARLSDRYELLFKLASGGMGSVFVGRARGALGFRQLVAIKLPHPHVLEDPNVRTVLVNEARVASSIRHANVASVRDVEVAGEQVLLVMDYVEGGALSELMASTKGAIDPRLSLRIVLDACAGLQAAHEATDDRGRALDVVHRDVSPQNILVGLDGLARVTDFGVAKCASASIEPPATAPPTAPAPSTAHAPERSTSSPAVSAPKAKPHSAVAPKGAPPPASAPAVAPSTPAPTPPAAPSASSRRNPYLTP
- a CDS encoding KUP/HAK/KT family potassium transporter — protein: MTQAQKEHAPHGGVLALTIGAMGVVYGDIGTSPLYAVNEVFFGHGAVPSTKENVVGCISLVLWTITLVVLFKYLLFVRADNDGEGGTFALYGLRGGGGGGGGGGGGGGGGGGGGVGGGGGGPAARGGAGWTLAAGGGGGGGGGGGGGGGGGGGGGGGGGGGGGGGGGGGGGGGGGRPGVVDAAFLTANSLKFFEGGFIPLGLGVMLFGVMTTWRWGRKATFAAYSGKRTMTMKELIALKESATLFDRNAIVMVPKPLRSVDDNSPALMQLLWDRWGGILPKNLIFVEVVHRKVPYVRDARYHVTLFQRSSDRGCIVSVTMVFGFMEDPNVERVLEDLAGHHEIDLPANPHKWIVHASQENAMPAKDAGAFARTRLRLFSLLRQISTPAYYYYGLGDEVQLSTEILPVRLK
- a CDS encoding transcriptional repressor — translated: MQRKGLRSTEQRRLIVETFFTSPNHVSIEELLAQVRAQDPKVGYATVYRTLKLLSECGVAFERRFGDGLTRYELADEASHHDHLICVECDDILEFEEERIEAIQEEIARKYGYVLRSHKHEMYGVCPACQRRGERPAGAANTANTAPAKPTATSRVQGKP